The following coding sequences lie in one Glycine soja cultivar W05 chromosome 16, ASM419377v2, whole genome shotgun sequence genomic window:
- the LOC114391000 gene encoding TMV resistance protein N-like isoform X1, whose protein sequence is MEFVASSSSFSQSKPSSSFSKSKPKRLYDVFINFRGEDTRGKFVSHLHYALSKAGVNTFIDDENLLKGMTLKDELMRAIEGSQISLVVFSKSYTESTWCLDELEKILECRKLHDQIVMPIFYDIEPSVVRHQKGAFGKALKSAVEKTYSGEHAEQVLWRWSSALNRAADLSGFHVVDRRNEAILVKEIVEDVLRKLVYEDLYVTEFPVGLESRVQKVIGLINNQFTKVCMIGIWGMGGLGKTSTAKGIYNQIHRKFIDKSFIEDIREICQTEGRGHILLQKKLLSDVLKTEVDILSVGMGKTTIKERLSGKRMLVVLDDVNELGQVEHLCGNREWFGQGTVIIITTRDVRLLKQLKVDSIYKLEEMDKNESLELFSWHAFGNAEPREDFKELARSVVAYCGGLPLALRVLGAYLIERPKQLWESVLSKLEKIPNDQVQKKLRISFDGLSDPLEKDIFLDVCCFFIGKDRGYVTEILNGCGLHADIGITVLLERSLIKVEKNNKLGMHPLLRDMGREIICESSRNKPGKRSRLWFQKDVLDVLTKNTGTETIVGLALKLHYSSRDCFNAYAFKEMKSLRLLQLDHVHITGDYQYLSKQLRWVCWQGFPSKYIPNNFNLEGVIAIDLKHSNLRLVWKKPQVLQWLKILNLSHSKYLTATPNFSGLPSLEKLILKDCPSLSKVHKSIGDLHKLVLINMKDCTSLSNLPREMYQLKSVKTLNLSGCSKIDKLEEDIVQMESLTTLIAENTAVKQVPFSIVSLKSIGYISLCGYEGLSRNVFPSIIWSWMSPTMNPLSCIHSFSGTSSSLVSIDMQNNDLGDLVPVLTNLSNLRSVLVQCDTEAELSKQLGTILDDAYGVNFTELEITSDTSQISKHYLKSYLIGIGSYQEYFNTLSDSISERLETSESCDVSLPGDNDPYWLAHIGMGHSVYFTVPENCHMKGMALCVVYLSTPEKTATECLISVLMVNYTKCSILICKRDTVISFNDEDWEGIMSHLGSGDKVEIFVAFGHGLEIKKTAVYLMCDESIDMKMVPSPEPKKVSKKNAFVRIIKKIVTSKIQEQ, encoded by the exons ATGGAATTcgtggcttcttcttcttccttctcacAGTCGAAACCTTCATCATCCTTCTCAAAATCGAAACCCAAACGGCTGTACGATGTGTTCATAAATTTTAGGGGAGAAGACACTCGAGGGAAGTTCGTTTCTCATCTTCATTATGCCCTCTCAAAAGCTGGAGTCAACACTTTCATTGACGACGAGAACCTACTTAAGGGAATGACACTGAAAGATGAACTGATGCGAGCAATAGAAGGGTCTCAGATATCTTTGGTTGTTTTCTCCAAAAGCTATACTGAATCTACTTGGTGTCTTGATGAGCTTGAAAAAATTCTTGAATGCCGCAAACTTCATGACCAAATAGTTATGCCCATATTTTACGATATTGAACCATCCGTTGTTCGACATCAGAAGGGTGCTTTTGGAAAAGCTTTAAAATCAGCTGTAGAAAAAACATATTCAGGAGAGCATGCGGAACAAGTGTTGTGGAGGTGGAGCAGCGCACTCAACAGAGCTGCAGATTTATCCGGTTTCCATGTAGTAGATCGCAG GAATGAAGCTATACTAGTGAAGGAAATTGTTGAGGATGTTCTCCGCAAACTAGTCTACGAAGACTTGTACGTTACTGAATTTCCTGTTGGATTAGAATCCCGTGTACAAAAAGTAATTggattaattaataatcaattcACCAAAGTTTGTATGATAGGGATATGGGGAATGGGAGGATTAGGTAAAACTAGCACAGCCAAAGGAATCTACAATCAAATTCATCGTAAATTCATTGATAAAAGTTTCATTGAAGATATTAGAGAAATTTGTCAAACAGAAGGAAGAGGGCATAtccttttacaaaaaaaacttcTTTCAGATGTCCTAAAAACAGAGGTCGATATACTTAGTGTTGGGATGGGCAAAACTACTATCAAGGAAAGACTTTCTGGAAAAAGGATGCTCGTTGTACTTGATGATGTGAATGAGCTTGGCCAAGTAGAACACTTATGTGGAAATCGTGAATGGTTTGGTCAAGGAACTGTAATAATCATTACAACAAGAGATGTACGCCTACTGAAGCAACTTAAAGTTGATTCTATTTATAAATTGGAGGAAATGGACAAAAACGAGTCCCTTGAGCTTTTTAGTTGGCATGCTTTTGGAAATGCAGAACCAAGAGAAGACTTCAAGGAACTTGCAAGAAGTGTAGTTGCTTATTGTGGAGGACTACCACTAGCTCTTCGAGTCCTTGGTGCTTATTTAATTGAGAGGCCAAAGCAACTGTGGGAAAGTGTATTGTCAAAACTAGAAAAAATTCCCAATGATCAAGTacagaagaaattaagaataagCTTTGATGGTTTAAGTGACCCCTTGGAAAAGGATATATTCCTTGATGTATGTTGTTTCTTTATTGGTAAAGACAGAGGCTATGTTACTGAAATACTAAATGGCTGTGGACTACATGCTGATATTGGAATAACAGTTCTCTTAGAGCGTAGCCTCATCAAAGTTGAGAAGAACAACAAACTTGGAATGCATCCTTTGTTACGAGACATGGGAAGAGAGATAATTTGTGAAAGTTCACGAAACAAACCTGGAAAGCGCAGTCGATTGTGGTTTCAAAAGGATGTACTTGATGTATTGACAAAGAATACT GGGACAGAAACTATTGTGGGTTTGGCGCTGAAATTGCATTATAGCAGTAGAGATTGCTTCAATGCTTATGCTTTTAAGGAAATGAAGAGTTTGAGACTTTTGCAACTTGATCATGTACATATCACTGGAGATTATCAGTATCTTTCTAAGCAACTGAGATGGGTCTGTTGGCAAGGGTTTCCTTCAAAATACATACCTAACAATTTCAATCTGGAAGGTGTAATTGCAATTGATTTAAAACACAGTAATCTTAGACTTGTCTGGAAGAAACCCCAG GTTTTGCAGTGGCTAAAAATCCTCAATCTTAGTCACTCCAAGTACTTGACAGCAACCCCTAACTTTTCAGGACTACCAAGTCTTGAAAAGCTGATTCTCAAAGATTGTCCAAGTTTGAGCAAGGTACACAAATCCATTGGAGATCTCCATAAACTTgtattgataaatatgaaggaCTGTACAAGCCTAAGCAATCTCCCCAGAGAGATGTATCAGTTGAAATCTGTGAAAACTCTCAACCTATCTGGTTGTTCAAAGATTGACAAATTGGAAGAAGATATAGTGCAGATGGAATCCTTAACAACTCTAATTGCTGAAAATACTGCTGTTAAACAAGTGCCCTTTTCAATTGTAAGCTTAAAAAGCATTGGATATATATCCCTATGTGGATATGAAGGATTGTCACGTAATGTTTTTCCATCTATCATTTGGTCTTGGATGTCACCAACAATGAATCCTCTATCTTGTATTCATTCATTTTCTGGCACTTCATCATCTCTAGTTTCCATCGATATGCAGAATAATGATTTGGGTGATCTGGTACCAGTGCTTACCAACCTTTCAAACCTTCGAAGTGTTTTGGTGCAATGTGACACAGAAGCTGAACTATCTAAACAATTAGGAACAATTTTGGATGATGCATATGGTGTAAATTTTACAGAATTGGAAATAACATCAGATACATCTCAAATTTCAAAGCATTACTTGAAGTCTTATTTGATTGGAATTGGAAGTTACCAAGAATACTTCAATACTCTCAGTGATAGCATATCAGAG AGATTGGAAACCAGTGAGTCTTGTGATGTTTCTCTCCCAGGTGACAACGATCCTTATTGGTTGGCCCATATCGGCATGGGACATTCAGTGTATTTCACTGTACCTGAGAATTGTCACATGAAGGGAATGGCTTTGTGTGTTGTTTATTTATCAACCCCTGAAAAGACAGCAACTGAATGTCTTATTAGTGTCTTAATGGTTAATTACACTAAGTGCAGCATCCTGATATGCAAGCGAGACACAGTAATTTCCTTTAATGATGAAGATTGGGAGGGCATAATGTCACATTTGGGATCTGGAGACAAGGTGGAGATTTTTGTGGCTTTTGGGCATGGATTAGAGATCAAGAAGACAGCTGTCTATCTAATGTGTGATGAATCAATTGACATGAAAATGGTGCCTTCTCCTGAGCCAAAGAAAGTGTCAAAGAAAAATGCCTTTGTAAGaatcataaagaaaattgtaacGAGCAAGATTCAAGAGCAGTAG
- the LOC114391000 gene encoding TMV resistance protein N-like isoform X2 — protein MEFVASSSSFSQSKPSSSFSKSKPKRLYDVFINFRGEDTRGKFVSHLHYALSKAGVNTFIDDENLLKGMTLKDELMRAIEGSQISLVVFSKSYTESTWCLDELEKILECRKLHDQIVMPIFYDIEPSVVRHQKGAFGKALKSAVEKTYSGEHAEQVLWRWSSALNRAADLSGFHVVDRRNEAILVKEIVEDVLRKLVYEDLYVTEFPVGLESRVQKVIGLINNQFTKVCMIGIWGMGGLGKTSTAKGIYNQIHRKFIDKSFIEDIREICQTEGRGHILLQKKLLSDVLKTEVDILSVGMGKTTIKERLSGKRMLVVLDDVNELGQVEHLCGNREWFGQGTVIIITTRDVRLLKQLKVDSIYKLEEMDKNESLELFSWHAFGNAEPREDFKELARSVVAYCGGLPLALRVLGAYLIERPKQLWESVLSKLEKIPNDQVQKKLRISFDGLSDPLEKDIFLDVCCFFIGKDRGYVTEILNGCGLHADIGITVLLERSLIKVEKNNKLGMHPLLRDMGREIICESSRNKPGKRSRLWFQKDVLDVLTKNTGTETIVGLALKLHYSSRDCFNAYAFKEMKSLRLLQLDHVHITGDYQYLSKQLRWVCWQGFPSKYIPNNFNLEGVIAIDLKHSNLRLVWKKPQVLQWLKILNLSHSKYLTATPNFSGLPSLEKLILKDCPSLSKNNDLGDLVPVLTNLSNLRSVLVQCDTEAELSKQLGTILDDAYGVNFTELEITSDTSQISKHYLKSYLIGIGSYQEYFNTLSDSISERLETSESCDVSLPGDNDPYWLAHIGMGHSVYFTVPENCHMKGMALCVVYLSTPEKTATECLISVLMVNYTKCSILICKRDTVISFNDEDWEGIMSHLGSGDKVEIFVAFGHGLEIKKTAVYLMCDESIDMKMVPSPEPKKVSKKNAFVRIIKKIVTSKIQEQ, from the exons ATGGAATTcgtggcttcttcttcttccttctcacAGTCGAAACCTTCATCATCCTTCTCAAAATCGAAACCCAAACGGCTGTACGATGTGTTCATAAATTTTAGGGGAGAAGACACTCGAGGGAAGTTCGTTTCTCATCTTCATTATGCCCTCTCAAAAGCTGGAGTCAACACTTTCATTGACGACGAGAACCTACTTAAGGGAATGACACTGAAAGATGAACTGATGCGAGCAATAGAAGGGTCTCAGATATCTTTGGTTGTTTTCTCCAAAAGCTATACTGAATCTACTTGGTGTCTTGATGAGCTTGAAAAAATTCTTGAATGCCGCAAACTTCATGACCAAATAGTTATGCCCATATTTTACGATATTGAACCATCCGTTGTTCGACATCAGAAGGGTGCTTTTGGAAAAGCTTTAAAATCAGCTGTAGAAAAAACATATTCAGGAGAGCATGCGGAACAAGTGTTGTGGAGGTGGAGCAGCGCACTCAACAGAGCTGCAGATTTATCCGGTTTCCATGTAGTAGATCGCAG GAATGAAGCTATACTAGTGAAGGAAATTGTTGAGGATGTTCTCCGCAAACTAGTCTACGAAGACTTGTACGTTACTGAATTTCCTGTTGGATTAGAATCCCGTGTACAAAAAGTAATTggattaattaataatcaattcACCAAAGTTTGTATGATAGGGATATGGGGAATGGGAGGATTAGGTAAAACTAGCACAGCCAAAGGAATCTACAATCAAATTCATCGTAAATTCATTGATAAAAGTTTCATTGAAGATATTAGAGAAATTTGTCAAACAGAAGGAAGAGGGCATAtccttttacaaaaaaaacttcTTTCAGATGTCCTAAAAACAGAGGTCGATATACTTAGTGTTGGGATGGGCAAAACTACTATCAAGGAAAGACTTTCTGGAAAAAGGATGCTCGTTGTACTTGATGATGTGAATGAGCTTGGCCAAGTAGAACACTTATGTGGAAATCGTGAATGGTTTGGTCAAGGAACTGTAATAATCATTACAACAAGAGATGTACGCCTACTGAAGCAACTTAAAGTTGATTCTATTTATAAATTGGAGGAAATGGACAAAAACGAGTCCCTTGAGCTTTTTAGTTGGCATGCTTTTGGAAATGCAGAACCAAGAGAAGACTTCAAGGAACTTGCAAGAAGTGTAGTTGCTTATTGTGGAGGACTACCACTAGCTCTTCGAGTCCTTGGTGCTTATTTAATTGAGAGGCCAAAGCAACTGTGGGAAAGTGTATTGTCAAAACTAGAAAAAATTCCCAATGATCAAGTacagaagaaattaagaataagCTTTGATGGTTTAAGTGACCCCTTGGAAAAGGATATATTCCTTGATGTATGTTGTTTCTTTATTGGTAAAGACAGAGGCTATGTTACTGAAATACTAAATGGCTGTGGACTACATGCTGATATTGGAATAACAGTTCTCTTAGAGCGTAGCCTCATCAAAGTTGAGAAGAACAACAAACTTGGAATGCATCCTTTGTTACGAGACATGGGAAGAGAGATAATTTGTGAAAGTTCACGAAACAAACCTGGAAAGCGCAGTCGATTGTGGTTTCAAAAGGATGTACTTGATGTATTGACAAAGAATACT GGGACAGAAACTATTGTGGGTTTGGCGCTGAAATTGCATTATAGCAGTAGAGATTGCTTCAATGCTTATGCTTTTAAGGAAATGAAGAGTTTGAGACTTTTGCAACTTGATCATGTACATATCACTGGAGATTATCAGTATCTTTCTAAGCAACTGAGATGGGTCTGTTGGCAAGGGTTTCCTTCAAAATACATACCTAACAATTTCAATCTGGAAGGTGTAATTGCAATTGATTTAAAACACAGTAATCTTAGACTTGTCTGGAAGAAACCCCAG GTTTTGCAGTGGCTAAAAATCCTCAATCTTAGTCACTCCAAGTACTTGACAGCAACCCCTAACTTTTCAGGACTACCAAGTCTTGAAAAGCTGATTCTCAAAGATTGTCCAAGTTTGAGCAAG AATAATGATTTGGGTGATCTGGTACCAGTGCTTACCAACCTTTCAAACCTTCGAAGTGTTTTGGTGCAATGTGACACAGAAGCTGAACTATCTAAACAATTAGGAACAATTTTGGATGATGCATATGGTGTAAATTTTACAGAATTGGAAATAACATCAGATACATCTCAAATTTCAAAGCATTACTTGAAGTCTTATTTGATTGGAATTGGAAGTTACCAAGAATACTTCAATACTCTCAGTGATAGCATATCAGAG AGATTGGAAACCAGTGAGTCTTGTGATGTTTCTCTCCCAGGTGACAACGATCCTTATTGGTTGGCCCATATCGGCATGGGACATTCAGTGTATTTCACTGTACCTGAGAATTGTCACATGAAGGGAATGGCTTTGTGTGTTGTTTATTTATCAACCCCTGAAAAGACAGCAACTGAATGTCTTATTAGTGTCTTAATGGTTAATTACACTAAGTGCAGCATCCTGATATGCAAGCGAGACACAGTAATTTCCTTTAATGATGAAGATTGGGAGGGCATAATGTCACATTTGGGATCTGGAGACAAGGTGGAGATTTTTGTGGCTTTTGGGCATGGATTAGAGATCAAGAAGACAGCTGTCTATCTAATGTGTGATGAATCAATTGACATGAAAATGGTGCCTTCTCCTGAGCCAAAGAAAGTGTCAAAGAAAAATGCCTTTGTAAGaatcataaagaaaattgtaacGAGCAAGATTCAAGAGCAGTAG